The following DNA comes from Pirellulales bacterium.
CCAATCGAAAATCCAAAATCCAAAATCCAAAATCAGCGTGGGCCGGCGCTCGCAAGCTCGCTCGCTCCCACCCTACGCCAGGTCGCGGTCTTCGAACATCAAGAGCGCGGCCAGCATGGCGATGGTGATGTAGATCGCCGAATAGATAAACGCATGCCCCAGGTATTCCAGCGGAATCGTGATGTCGGCCGCGATCGACGTGTCGGCGTTGAAATACTCCAAAGCCGGAAGAATCGTCGCCAATAGACGCCCGACAAACGTCACCAGCGGCATCTGTCCTACCGACGATTGCACCAGTAGCGGGGCCAGGTGCCCCAGCACGTAAATGGCAAAACAGGTCATCAGGTTGGGCAGCATCGGCCAGCGGGTCGAAATGGCGATGGCGATCGACGTGAGCACGGCTGTCTCGAAAAAGGCCAGCACCAGGCCCGGCGAAACCTGCACCACCTCGGCACGCTTTTGCTCGGCCGTCGGAGTGGGGTTTGAGGTCTCGCGAGCGTCGTATTTGACCTTGTAGCTTACCCCCTCCAGAAAGATCACGCCCAAGATCACGAACATGCTGAACGCCGGAGCGAGCACTCCCAAAAACTTGCCGAACACGAACTGCCGCCGCCCGATCGGTTTCGACAACAACGTCAGGGCGGTGCGGCCTTCCAGCTCGTCGGCGATCGTCACGCTGGCCGTGAACACTGACAGACCGATCGTAAACAGCGTAATCAGCTTCAGGCCCGTGTCTTTCACCATCTTCACGTCCTCGCCGAACGTGTTGTAAGGCAAAAACACGAACAGCCACAGCAGCATGGCGCCGAACACCAGTTCCACCCAGAACAGCGGATGCGCCCAGCCTTCCTTGGCCGTCGTGCGGGCAATGGCCATCACTTTGGGGAACAGCAGCCGTGCGATGCCATAGAAAGCGAACAGCGCGCCCAGGGCCAATGTGCCCACGATGACGATCTGCAACGCCGGGTCGAGGCGGTTCCAAAGTTTCCAAACGTCCGCGGGAATGAGGTTCGCTAGCTGCATGAATCTGTGGTGATCGAGTTGACCAAATTGAACGTGAAACGCCTGGCTAATGCCTTACTGAAAAGCCGCTGAAATCGCCGCCGGCCGGCCGCGTGCGCACGTGGACGCCGCCGATATACCGCTCGAGCCGCTCGGCGACGGCGTCGAGAAAGCGGTCGAGCTCGGCGGGTTCGCCCTCGGCGACAAGCTGTACGCGACCGTCCGGCAGATTCTCGACATAGCCTGAAACATCAAACTCCTGGGCCAGTTCTCGCGTGGTATAGCGAAACCCGACCCCCTGTACCCGTCCCGAATAATGAACCTCACGCCGCTCGTGTTCGCTCATTTACGCAACCGGCCGCCCTTGGTTCGCCCAAAAATCGCCCAATCGCCGCCGTCCGCTGCCCCCAACCCCTCATTCGCTCAAAATGTCGTCCAGACGCGAGATGCCGACAATTTCGCGGCGGCTGACCCACGTCCAGCGGCGGTTGGCGTTAATGCCGTGACCGCGCGCGGCCAGCACGTATTTTTCGCGGGTGGTTGCCGTGTCGCGCAGGTCATGCACGTCGGCGTCCGACAACAGCAAAAACTCGCCCTGGCTTTCCACCAGCCGGCCCAAGTAGACGTAAGGGCTACTCAGGTCGAGGACGACCGTCTGCCCGAACAGGTGCTCGAACTGGGGTGGCGAATCGAGGGCCATGCTCCAGAATAACCTCTCGCGACTGCGGGAGCAATTCACCACGCTTGACGCCAACCGCGGTTTTCCCTACCCTCCCGCCGCCATGCGCTGCCG
Coding sequences within:
- a CDS encoding ABC transporter permease subunit, whose amino-acid sequence is MQLANLIPADVWKLWNRLDPALQIVIVGTLALGALFAFYGIARLLFPKVMAIARTTAKEGWAHPLFWVELVFGAMLLWLFVFLPYNTFGEDVKMVKDTGLKLITLFTIGLSVFTASVTIADELEGRTALTLLSKPIGRRQFVFGKFLGVLAPAFSMFVILGVIFLEGVSYKVKYDARETSNPTPTAEQKRAEVVQVSPGLVLAFFETAVLTSIAIAISTRWPMLPNLMTCFAIYVLGHLAPLLVQSSVGQMPLVTFVGRLLATILPALEYFNADTSIAADITIPLEYLGHAFIYSAIYITIAMLAALLMFEDRDLA
- a CDS encoding acylphosphatase, which gives rise to MSEHERREVHYSGRVQGVGFRYTTRELAQEFDVSGYVENLPDGRVQLVAEGEPAELDRFLDAVAERLERYIGGVHVRTRPAGGDFSGFSVRH